One Orcinus orca chromosome 8, mOrcOrc1.1, whole genome shotgun sequence genomic window, TTGAGAGCCACTCCCTTCCCATCTCACCCAAAGATCTCAcaagcttaagaaaaaaaaaacattaacagCAACTGTGTTCCATTTTAGAAGATCAATAAATAGAATTCAGTCAGTTATAAAGAATAAACACAGCTATGCGCCTGGCACCtctgccagggctgggggagatgCTGGTAACATCACACAGTATGAACTCAACCCCAAAGGAGGAGAATGCCTCTCAGGCTGGGCAGCCACACAGCGCAGAGGGGAGGGCAAGCTCAGGCAACAAGGTGGGCTCAGGCGGAAGGGGAGGCCAGACACATGAGCTGGAGGCGAACTCACAAGAGCCTCAAACTCCAGGCTGAGGGAGTTGAGGTTTATTCTGGAGGAAGTGAGATGCAGCAACATGGCTGACAAGAGGCAGAAAAGGCAGTTCCCCCTCCACACCCTGAAGCTAACGCCAAAGCTGGCTGCAAGACACATGGAGTGCTTCCTGCTGGCCATAACCCAGCTTGGGGCCCTCAACATAGATCCCCAGCTGAAGGGTGGCCCAGAGCATTCATTTGTGGCTTCTGTCAGCCAGTGGCAAAGCGCTGGGAGTGTGAGAACTGCTGGAATAAGTCCCCAGGCCTGGAACCAGCCCCTTACCTTCTCCAGACACATCAGCGTGGCCTGCCCCCCACTGCCTGCCTTCACATCTCCCACtcagcctctctctcactttgctcCAGCGTCACTGGCCCGTTGCTGTTCCTTTAAGAGGCCAAGCAagcttctgcctcagggcctttgcacgagCTATGGTTGCCTCCACCTGGAACACTATTTCCCAGATACCACAGGGCTCACTCTCAGACTTttctcaggtctctgctcaatgTCCCCTCATCAATGCAGCCTGCCTTGACACCCCCTAATGAAAATAGCACCCACACCCGTATCCAGACGCTCCCCACCCTCTCATCCTGCTTAATCTTCCTTCACAGCACTcacctcttcatttatttcttcatcgTCTGTCTTCCTCCAGACAGAGGGCTCCAGGAGGGTGAGCCCTCAAAAAATTATCcattgaatgaacgaatgagcaGGAAATTACTTCTGGAAATTTCTTCTACCTGGCCCCTGGCCCTGGGGAGAACCATTCATGGTAGCCAGATTCCTTGTCCAGGTGGCTGGCACAGGAAAGGAAGGGCCAGTGCTAGGGCTTAGCAGCTTTCTCTCCATGCCCtcgtattagttatctactgtggcataacaaattaccccaaccATGGCGGGTCAAAGCAGTCATAAGCATTTGTCATCctcatggtttctgtgggtcaggaatgcGGGAGGGGTGGGGTTCAGCAGTGCCATGTCTCCCAAGGCAGCAGGCAGTTGTGGGCAAGGGGAAGTCCTCTGAAGGTTTGACCGGGGCTCGGGGATCTGCTTCCAAGGCTGGTAAGTTGGTGCTGCTGGTAGGAGGCTTCAGTTCCTCTCCACAGGACATGCTAAGTGTCCTCATGTCATGGCAGCTGGCTTGGATTCATGAGAGCAAAGTGGAAACTACAACGCCCTTTACAACCTAACCACACACTGTCACCTTTCCTTCACTTTATCCATCACCCAAAGAAACCTTGATTCAGTGTGGAGGACGCTACACAAGGGTGTGAAATCTGGGAGGTAAGGGACATGCACATCCACTTAGAGGCTGTCCCTTGAGGCTGAAGTAGAGGTCTGTCCCTTGGTCTGGAATGtccttctccatctccctccACCTGAACCCCTTGGCTTCCTCAGGACCCAGAGTCAAGGTCTCCTCCCCTGGGAAGACTTCCTCGGTCTAACTCCAGCTGAGTTAAGGCTCCTTGGGTGCCCACTGCCCCGGCCTCAACCAGAGCATGGATCCTGTCGTGTTGCAATTGTTTCTTCCCTGATCTTTCCTCAGAATAAAGCTGAGAACTCCTCAGGGCAAAGACCATGTCTGATTCCcttgtgtccccagcacccagcagccAGAGCTGGTCTCAGCATTATGTGTGGTTCATTGAGCATTGATcagattgatggatggatgggtggatggatggatggatggatggatggatggatggatacgtggatggatggatggatggatggatgggtggatggatggatggatggatggatggatggatggatgggtggatgggtggatggatggatggatggatggatagatggatggatgggtggatggatggatggatggatggatgggtggatgggtggatgggtggatggatgtatggatagatggatggatggatggacagatggatggatggatagatgggtggatggatggatggatggatggatgggtggatggatgggagaggaggatagatggatgggtggatggctgtgtgagtggatgggtggatatATGGATACCTGGATGGTACATGAATGGCTATATGGGTGGATAAATGGCTGGCTTTTCCTATATTTCTTCTACAAAATAATTACTTGGGACTCTTTGAAATCCCGAGCCAAGAGGGACCTTAAAGTTTATCTACAGACATATCCCCAGAGTCAGCAAGGCCAAAGAGCCACGTTGAACAGGTCTGGATTCCAAGTGCTGGTGAGAAGAGTTCCTTACTCTTGGCATAATCTGCCTCCTGGCGGTGATGCCTCTCCCTCTCACGACGTGCGCATGGGCACCTACCCACAAAGGTGCACATGCAAGCCCCAGATAGCAGGGCATCTGCCGCCATAAAGCAGCCCACATGCCCTTGTGCTCAGCGGGGGCTGGCCAGCTCTCACTGGGGGTAGCAACAGCACACAAAGCGAGCTTCCTCTGGCATCTTGTCCTGGGCTGGGCAAGGGTGGGGCCTGGAGATCcaggggaaaggggcaggggaagggtatCCTGGAACCCTGCTCACCTGCTCACCTGTTCCTGCCATCTGGTCTGATCTGGATCTCagagccctgccccccacccctgtctgcctccctcacttcctctttCACCAGAGGCCTCCGTGGGGACCCAAGATGCCCACAAACCCCAGGATCGGGGAATTGAATACCTGCAACGGCTTTCGCCCCCTTCAAGGGGATGGGACATAAGTCCCTAAGCGGGTCTCCTCGTGGGAAGGGCAATACAAAACCTGGGCCTCCACCCGGAGccccagagaaaggaagagtgAAGCTCACCTCTGAGCAAATGGCAAGACTGGGGCTGGGTGGATCTGGACTTCTGGGGCCCAAAGCTTATGCAATCTGGACACCCATTTAAGAAAAAGCATACTACATTGCAAATACAAATTAAGTCCCAAAATAGTCATTTcgaatgagaaagaaaacacaacaaatgACACATATTATAAACATCACCAAATGCAGGAAAAGAGCATATGATGGCATGGTTAACTGACTGCCTGACCCTCCCCTGTTACACTTGTTTTCCTACATGTTTTTAGGGCTGCATTCTTTTTGGTTGCCTCTTCGTGTGACAGTGATTTTATAATATGATTTTCTACTTCATAAATGAAAGACCCATCCTCAGCACGTTTGACTGAGATTTGTTTATTATTAAGGCCAAATCAGAAGTGTCCCCTGCAGTTTCCTGTGTATGTGTTGGGGGGGTGTCTGCTGGGGGACTGTAGCCCTTTGGCATCACTCACGCCCCCAGTGACCACAGGGGAGCAGCCAGGCCAGCTCAGGAAGGTCCTTGCCATCTCTGGTCCCAGAAGGAACATGTAGCCTTGACTCCTGGTCATTGCGGTCCCGAGCAGGAATCTCCATGAGGTCCACCTGGGGCAGGCTGTCCTGGGGGCCAGCCCCCAACCCAGAAACAAGACCTAGGGGAGGGGTGGCTCGTAGGCTGGGGCAGAGAAGCCTGAGCCGAACCTTGGGCTGGACCCAGGTAAGTGAAGGGTCTGGTGCTTAAACTTCATCATCTTCACTGACCATGTGGTGATGCCTCCTGCAAGCGCCCAGGGGCTTGGCTCCCAAAGGCACCTCCAGCCTCCTCCTATAACCAGGCCCACAGGCCAGGCCGGGGAGTCAGGCCAATGCCTCACACCAAGGAAGCAGCCTGCATGTTCTGTTGGTGGGAGGACAGAGAGCGGACAGACAAAAAGGCATCCAGAGGAGGGAAGTGGCCATGCCCACAGGCACTGGGATTTGGAGAACTGTCAATCATTGCCCTAATCTAGGCTTCTAAAACCTGCAATTCCAGACATCCCCACGTGGAGGTGCTCAGTCCCATGCTTGGAGACACAGAGGCCTCACTGTATTGCAAGTGTCTCCCCTGGGTCTCTCAGGGAATccagggttgggggaaggggcagCCTCCCACCCCAACAACCTTTACTGAGCACAGAGGAGGGGGTTTTCACCAAGTGGGGGAACATGTAAAAGGCTCAGTTTCATGGGAGTGGGAGAAGCTGCCCAGCCTTAGACCCTCGACATCAACCCCCATCCCACCGGCGCCACACACAGACCCCACAAATTCTACTGCCAAGGGAGAAGCCAGACGCGTGGGCCGGGCCCAGGTGCAGCCCTACCTTCTAGGAAAGGATGGTGCCCTTGGCAGTGTGAGAACCAGGAATGGAGAGCCCACCATGATGGGGAGATTGGCAGTCTCATCTTTGCTTGGCCATTTACTCAGCTGGTGCTTCCGGAAAGTCCTTCACTCCCCCTGCACCTTGGTCTCTTCGTCTGTAAAATAAGACAACATCCCTGCGTCTCATCCAGCCCCACGGAGCTAGGACAGAGGTAATCTTAGTAGGAGGACAGTTATGAACCCACCATGCTGGACTCAGGCCGTACCTTGTCTGGGATTCCAAGCTCCCAGCACAGCCCCATCCTTATCCAGTAACTCATCTGCCCAGACCCTGTGGTCTGTTTCCATTGGGCCATTTGCTGGGTCCCAGACAGGTCTTGAGCTAGCCCGCTTCCAAAGCCAGCTTCCCTGTTTGCTGTGCAAGAGAAAAGCCCTCCAgcctcaccccagccccacctggcCTTGGAGACACAGGCGCCCTCCTCTGAGAGGCCTATCTTTGCAACTGTGCCTGAAGGGACccccagcctcagcttcccccaCTGAGATGTGAGGTAATAAGAACCTGATGGGGTAGCTCCGGACGAGCCAAAGAGACTGTGTGTGGAAAACCGGGCTCCCACAGGTCAGAGGGGCAAGATGCTTACAAGCTTTGTATCCCTTTCAAACGATAGATACAAGCGCTCACCTCGTCCTGGGGCAAACCTGCCTCCCATGGGGCATATCGGCCGTGTCCCGTCAGCACTCCTCAGACCTGCCTCTGGATCCCttctctgaccccagagcccccGCTGTCCCCACTGTCACTTAACAGTTAGTGCTGTCCTGGAGTTCAGGGGACCTGTGTCTCGCGTCTGAGCCTCATGTGTCTCCACCATTTACGAGCGGGTGGCCCAGGCTGAGCTTGAGGCTGGCTCCCATGGGGCCTCGCAGGGACTCCCCACGCCAATCAGGAGGTACTTGCAGATTTAAATGCCCCTCGAGGTTTGGAAAATCCCGTGGAGGCATCCATCCCCTCCTGATTTAGCTGGACAGATGACGTGTGTACCTGCAGACGTGTGGAGGGTTTCCGGGGCTAACCTGAGCCAGCAGAGAGTGGGCGGAAGGGAGCAGATCGAGTGACCTGGGAGTGGAGGCCTTCCCCATCCACCACCTCCCGACTGCGCAGGGGTCCAGATGGGGCTCAACAAACACCACACTCTCGGGAGGGACTGCCACCTTTGATATTCAATCTCCCTGCTCAGGCAAGCTCAGTTTCCCTTTCTGCCCCATCTCAGCCATATGCCAAGCAGAAGGCCgcgaggttttcttttttaaaaaattcctaaatCTCTTTCAATTATACTCATTATCCCAGCATTGAAGATGTGGGCAGaggtttacaagaaccttttttttttttcttttttaacaataagTACAAGGTGCCAATTAATTCTAGGGCAAACCTACGTCCTGTAGTTTCTGGAAAATTCACTTCAGTGTTAAGTGGGTTCCTGATCAATCCAATTTAAATGCACAACAGCCTGTGTGGATCCATTTATTTGTGTAAACAAGGAGAAGCTCCTCGTGGCAGCCCACAGGGTCCGTTCAAGGTCGCCCTCCTGCCCCGCAGCTGCAGCCGCCACGTGGACAGGGGAGCTGGAAAgtctggtgggaggggctggagcgCTTCACACCCGCTCCTGGAGTCTGCGCatccgcatctgtaaaatggaagtcaTTCTCCCTGCTGACCAGAGAGGACCGATTTAAGGCGAGGAATGAGAGGAAGACACACTCTGGGTCCCTGAAAAAATGAGACATGGGGCATGTGGTGGCAATTTTGAGTCAGAAGAAAGTATTTAATCACACTCAAAATTCTTCCTGGATACTGTCAGACTGGAAAAAAAGATCaaggcccgggcttccctggtggcgcagtggttgggagtccgcctgccgatgcaggggactcgggttcgtgccccggtccgggaggatcccacacgtcgcggagcggctgggctcgtgaacaatggccgctgagcctgcgcgtccggagcctgtgctccgcgacgggagaggccacagcagtgagaggcccgcgtaccgcaaaaaaaacaaaagatcaagCCGCAACTCCACGCTATATACAAGAAACCCACGTTAGATATAAATACACAACTAGGTTTAAAGtagaaagacagaagaaaagataCAAGGAGGGCattttattttacgtttggtagtgtatatatgtccatgccactctctcacttcgtcccagcttacccttcccctccccatgtcctcaagtccattctcttaagtctgtgtcttcattcctgtcctgcccccaaggttcttcagaaccatttttttttagattccatatacatgtgttagcatacggtatttgtttttctctttctgacttacttcactctgtatgacagactctaggtccatccacctcactacaaatgacgcaatcttctttctttttatggctgagtaatattccatagtatatatgtgccacatcttctttatccattcatctgtcaatggacacttaggttgctaacgctagtgggaagcagccacatagcacagggagatcagctcggtgctttgtgaccacctagaggggtggagtagggagggtgggagggaaatgcaagagggaggggatatggggatatatatatatacgtatagctgattcacttcattatacagcagaaactaacacaacattgtaaagcaattatactccaataaagatgttaaaaataaataagtaaaacaaaattttttttaaaaagagagacattGTACAGTGCTAAAAGAGTCACTTAACCAAGACGTGGTCATCCTAAATGTGTGTGCTGAGTAACAGAGGATCGAAATACTCTAAGCACAAAATGACAGAACTGAAAACAGAAGTGAGCACATTGACGATTACAGTTGAAGGTTTCCTTATTCACGCTCCTTtactattttctaaatttattaacTATTGATATCTTTAGTTCGTATGCTTACAAAACGTTCCTCTTTATCTCAGCATTACACTTTGTCTTGAagcctattttatttcattaataaaacCACTTCAACCTTCTTATGCTTATCATTTGCCTGGCTTAACATTTTTCCATCTATTTACTCTCAgtctgtctgtgtctttatattaaaGTGTGCCTCTTGTCCAGAGCAGGTTggactttgcttctttttttagaATGAAGTGTTTAATTCATTagcatatatacaatttttatgtaGCTGGATTTAGGTCTATTTGTCTcctctgtttcattttctcctgtgttcctcctctcctgcctgttttgttttgtttttaattgaatatcTTCTGGAATTCTATTTCTCTATTGATCTTTAACTATACCTATTTGCCCTTATTCactgataaattattttctcccaagaAAATCAGAGCGATTCAATTACATTCCTAGTCACCAACAACAATCAtaaaaagtatctttaaaaaggtaacatttagggcttccctggtggcgcagtggttgagagtctgcctgccgatgcaggggacatgggttcgtgtcccggtccgggaagatcccacatg contains:
- the LOC125965174 gene encoding spore coat protein SP85-like; translation: MHAPIHPPTHPPTHMPIHPAIHPPTHPSTHPSTHPFTYPHGHACTYPPTYPTTNQHAHSSIHPPTHPSIFPHLFVEHLLCLVSGLGAGPQDSLPQVDLMEIPARDRNDQESRLHVPSGTRDGKDLPELAWLLPCGHWGRAHAHVVRGRGITARRQIMPRPIHLSSSPIHPPIHPSIHPSTHLSIHPSVHPSIHLSIHPSTHPPIHPSIHPSIHPPIHPSIHPSIHPSTHPPIHPSIHPSIHPSTHPSIHPSIHVSIHPS